One stretch of bacterium DNA includes these proteins:
- the uvrC gene encoding excinuclease ABC subunit UvrC yields MPADALPAGSLPATVGLLPRRPGVYLFKDASGRVLYVGKAASLRARVRQYTQKPSAQSNPRLRLLVPKIAAVDTIVTANEVEALILETNLIKQHQPPFNLRMADDKAYPYIKLTGETYPRIIMTRRVTRDRGRYFGPYPYHEPKLIGRTIRSLRRLFQLRTCPIEINRSLPRPCLDHAMGLCSAPCVAWGASPEAYQEQIRQAALFLEGRREDLLEDLRAQMADAAAAMEYERAAQLRDQIQAMEAIGERQRITTPGIEDRDIAAVVQSGDLACVEIITIRAGRIQDQEHVLLSGTRGMEPGEILAQVLARRYSDLQVLPRELLVDVEPEGRAALEAWLSARRGSRVEVEVPRRGDRRRLVELARENAALCLQQARAREVGPSGVGASELGEVLRLEAAPFRIEGYDISHFQGGEAIGALVVFEGGRPRKVDYRQFRMRASGEGDDYAMLQEVIRRRFARARAEQEQLDCGEPVRPRWSVLPDLILVDGGRGQLNAALEVLFEHNVAVPVVGLAKEREEMYLTGRPEPLRLPAESQALNLVRHLRDEAHRFANAAGRRLRERRIVFSVLDEIPGIGERRKRDLIRRFGSVRGVRAASVEALSEVLGAKLAARAAVHLAGTAPGTLDIAAVDSTI; encoded by the coding sequence ATGCCCGCCGACGCGCTGCCTGCCGGCTCACTGCCGGCGACGGTGGGGCTCCTGCCCCGGCGTCCCGGTGTTTACCTGTTCAAGGACGCCTCCGGCCGCGTGCTGTACGTGGGGAAGGCCGCGTCGCTGCGCGCCCGTGTCCGCCAGTACACCCAGAAGCCCTCCGCCCAGTCCAATCCCCGGCTCCGCCTGCTGGTCCCCAAGATCGCCGCCGTGGACACGATCGTCACGGCCAATGAGGTCGAGGCCCTCATCCTCGAGACCAACCTCATCAAGCAGCACCAGCCGCCGTTCAACCTCCGCATGGCCGATGACAAGGCGTATCCGTACATCAAATTGACCGGAGAAACCTATCCCAGGATCATCATGACCCGCAGGGTGACACGCGACCGCGGCCGGTACTTCGGTCCGTATCCCTACCACGAGCCCAAGCTGATAGGCCGGACGATCCGTTCGCTCCGCCGGCTTTTCCAGTTGCGGACCTGTCCGATCGAGATCAACCGCTCCCTTCCCCGGCCGTGCCTCGATCACGCCATGGGGCTGTGCAGCGCGCCCTGCGTCGCCTGGGGCGCGTCGCCTGAGGCATACCAGGAGCAGATCCGGCAGGCCGCCCTCTTCCTGGAGGGGCGGCGGGAAGACCTCCTGGAGGATCTGCGCGCGCAGATGGCGGATGCCGCCGCGGCGATGGAGTACGAGCGGGCGGCCCAGCTGCGCGATCAGATCCAGGCGATGGAGGCGATCGGCGAGCGGCAGCGCATCACCACGCCGGGGATCGAGGACCGCGACATCGCCGCCGTGGTCCAGTCCGGCGACCTGGCCTGCGTTGAGATCATCACGATCCGTGCCGGCCGGATCCAGGACCAAGAACACGTGCTGCTCTCCGGCACGCGGGGCATGGAGCCCGGGGAGATCCTGGCGCAGGTCTTGGCGCGACGGTACAGCGACCTGCAGGTGCTGCCCAGGGAACTGCTCGTGGACGTTGAGCCCGAAGGTCGCGCCGCGCTTGAAGCGTGGCTTAGTGCCCGGCGGGGCAGTCGCGTGGAGGTAGAGGTGCCCCGGAGGGGCGATCGCCGCCGGTTGGTGGAGCTGGCCCGTGAGAACGCCGCGCTCTGCCTGCAGCAGGCGCGCGCCCGCGAGGTGGGGCCGTCCGGCGTTGGCGCATCCGAGCTGGGGGAGGTGCTCAGGTTGGAGGCCGCGCCGTTCCGCATCGAGGGGTACGACATCAGCCACTTCCAGGGCGGCGAGGCGATCGGCGCGCTCGTGGTGTTCGAGGGGGGCCGGCCGCGCAAGGTGGACTACCGGCAGTTTCGGATGCGCGCCTCGGGCGAAGGCGATGACTACGCGATGCTGCAGGAGGTGATCCGGCGCCGCTTCGCCCGGGCTCGGGCCGAGCAGGAGCAGCTCGACTGCGGCGAGCCGGTGCGCCCGCGGTGGTCGGTTCTGCCCGACCTGATCCTGGTGGACGGCGGAAGGGGACAGCTCAACGCCGCGCTCGAGGTGCTCTTCGAGCACAACGTGGCGGTGCCGGTGGTGGGGCTGGCCAAGGAACGGGAGGAGATGTACCTGACCGGCCGGCCCGAGCCGCTGCGTCTCCCCGCGGAGTCGCAGGCGCTGAACCTGGTCCGACACCTGCGCGACGAGGCCCACCGGTTCGCCAACGCGGCCGGGCGGCGGCTCCGGGAGCGGCGGATCGTGTTCTCGGTTCTGGACGAGATCCCGGGGATCGGTGAGCGGCGCAAGCGCGACCTGATCCGCCGGTTCGGGTCCGTGCGCGGCGTGCGGGCCGCCTCGGTGGAGGCACTGTCCGAGGTACTGGGTGCTAAGCTGGCCGCGCGCGCGGCGGTCCACCTGGCCGGGACCGCGCCTGGGACCCTTGACATCGCCGCGGTAGACAGTACCATATAG
- a CDS encoding ABC transporter ATP-binding protein, translating to MPAVVMERVTRRFPSRGGEPGRDIVALDGINLTVAAGGIFGLLGPNGAGKTTLLRLVSTLLLPSRGRIAVMGRDIRRDPEAVRRRIGAVLGGERSVYWRLSGRENLLYAGALHDLPFRVAAGRADELLRMVGLTERADDLVERYSSGMRQRLALARALVHDPALLILDEPTAGLDPQAAAEVRTLLAALARDGGCTVLIATHNLDEADRLCGTVAILDRGCLVALDRPDALKARLPADERTGGGATTLEAVFLALTGRSLSAADQPAWPQ from the coding sequence ATGCCCGCGGTAGTGATGGAACGGGTGACGCGCCGCTTCCCCTCCCGAGGCGGGGAGCCCGGGCGCGACATCGTGGCGCTGGACGGCATCAATCTCACGGTGGCCGCCGGAGGCATCTTCGGACTGCTCGGCCCCAACGGCGCAGGGAAGACCACGCTGCTGCGCCTGGTAAGCACCCTGCTCCTGCCCTCCCGCGGCCGCATCGCGGTAATGGGACGCGATATCAGGCGTGATCCCGAGGCGGTGCGCCGCCGGATCGGCGCCGTGTTGGGAGGCGAGCGGTCGGTCTACTGGCGCCTGAGCGGGCGCGAGAACCTGCTCTACGCCGGAGCGCTGCACGACCTGCCGTTTCGGGTCGCAGCAGGCCGCGCGGACGAACTGCTCCGCATGGTGGGGTTGACCGAGCGCGCTGACGACCTGGTGGAGCGGTACAGCAGCGGCATGCGCCAGCGCCTGGCGCTTGCGCGCGCGCTGGTGCACGACCCCGCGCTGCTGATTCTGGATGAACCGACCGCGGGCCTGGACCCCCAAGCCGCCGCAGAGGTCCGCACGCTTCTGGCGGCGCTGGCCCGTGACGGCGGGTGCACGGTTTTGATCGCGACCCACAACTTGGACGAAGCCGATCGCCTCTGCGGAACCGTTGCCATCCTGGACCGGGGATGCCTGGTTGCGCTCGACCGGCCCGACGCGCTCAAGGCCCGCCTTCCGGCGGACGAGCGGACCGGCGGTGGCGCGACAACACTCGAGGCCGTCTTCCTGGCGCTGACCGGGCGCTCCCTATCGGCCGCCGACCAGCCCGCGTGGCCGCAATGA
- a CDS encoding type II toxin-antitoxin system prevent-host-death family antitoxin gives MRLVSTAELKNRTNEMLRTAQAGEPVIITRHGRPVASLMGLIGGDLAGLVCRATAKRAPSGGYAYAAYVLPFGTFYVAFGSLGPAFARIAGSPEAFEIDAARYLGTSVRRAARPRWLTEAVRGAVRLRRAFGGPVDLSRAGPFEQEVLAALRRIPAGEVRTYGEIARAVGQPGAARAVGTACARNPVPLLIPCHRVVRSDGGLGGYSLTGGVVLKRRLLDAEGALPRPPRPQGAGRAR, from the coding sequence ATGAGGCTCGTGTCCACGGCAGAACTGAAGAACCGCACAAACGAGATGCTGCGCACGGCGCAGGCAGGGGAGCCGGTGATCATCACGCGCCACGGCCGGCCCGTGGCCTCGCTGATGGGCCTGATCGGAGGCGATCTGGCAGGCCTCGTCTGCCGGGCGACCGCCAAGCGCGCGCCGTCAGGCGGATACGCCTATGCCGCGTACGTGCTGCCCTTCGGAACGTTCTATGTGGCGTTTGGATCCCTTGGCCCTGCTTTTGCCAGGATCGCCGGCTCGCCCGAGGCGTTCGAGATTGACGCCGCCCGCTACCTCGGCACGTCGGTGCGGCGCGCTGCCCGGCCCCGATGGCTGACAGAGGCGGTCAGGGGCGCGGTGCGGCTACGCAGGGCGTTCGGCGGACCGGTGGATCTCTCCCGCGCCGGACCGTTCGAGCAGGAGGTTCTGGCGGCTCTGCGCCGGATTCCCGCCGGAGAGGTCCGGACCTACGGCGAGATCGCGCGCGCCGTGGGGCAGCCCGGTGCGGCGCGGGCCGTGGGCACCGCCTGTGCCCGCAACCCCGTGCCGTTGCTCATCCCATGCCACCGCGTGGTGCGCAGCGACGGAGGCCTGGGAGGGTACTCGCTGACCGGAGGTGTCGTTCTCAAGCGGCGCCTGCTGGATGCCGAAGGCGCGCTCCCGAGACCGCCGCGCCCGCAGGGGGCCGGCCGCGCGCGGTGA
- a CDS encoding iron chelate uptake ABC transporter family permease subunit: MTVRPHLPRSLPRTRPALEAALGLMLVTAVCLAIATGPARIPLRTVVAVLLERLGVPLASTWTDATASIVLDLRLPRALLAVTVGAALAGAGTVFQGLLRNPLADPYIIGVSAGAAFGATLALTTGLAGSVLGIAATPLLAFAGAVGATTLVYSLARRGGDAPVEELLLAGIAVSAFLAAVISWLQLAGGESLQRVVFWLMGGFSGRGWPHLAMAAPPVAVGLGIAWLYGRDLNALLLGDEAARAMGVDVPRTRRLLVAAGAMMAASAVAAAGLIGFVGLVVPHLMRLMVGPDHRRLVPASALGGAVLLVLADVAARSAVTATELPVGILTAAMGAPFFLLVLLRERRRFWT, encoded by the coding sequence ATGACGGTACGGCCGCATCTTCCCAGATCCCTGCCGAGGACGCGTCCGGCTCTGGAAGCGGCCCTGGGCCTCATGCTGGTAACTGCGGTGTGCCTGGCGATTGCCACCGGCCCCGCACGCATCCCGCTGCGGACCGTCGTAGCCGTGCTGCTCGAGCGACTGGGCGTGCCGCTCGCATCCACCTGGACGGATGCCACCGCCTCCATTGTGCTGGATCTGCGGCTTCCCCGCGCGCTGCTGGCGGTGACCGTCGGCGCCGCGCTGGCAGGAGCCGGTACGGTTTTCCAGGGGCTCCTGCGCAATCCGCTGGCGGACCCCTACATCATCGGCGTTTCGGCCGGGGCGGCCTTCGGCGCTACGCTGGCGCTCACGACGGGCCTGGCCGGGAGTGTTCTCGGCATCGCAGCCACGCCGCTGCTGGCGTTCGCCGGCGCGGTGGGCGCGACAACGCTGGTGTACTCGCTGGCGCGGCGCGGAGGTGACGCGCCGGTAGAAGAGCTGCTGCTGGCAGGCATAGCGGTGAGCGCGTTCCTGGCGGCGGTCATTTCGTGGCTCCAACTGGCCGGCGGCGAAAGCCTGCAGCGCGTCGTGTTCTGGCTGATGGGCGGGTTCTCGGGCCGCGGTTGGCCGCACCTGGCGATGGCGGCTCCCCCGGTCGCCGTGGGGCTGGGGATCGCCTGGCTGTACGGGCGAGATCTCAACGCCCTGCTGCTGGGCGACGAGGCGGCCCGCGCCATGGGCGTGGACGTTCCCCGAACCAGGCGGCTGCTCGTCGCCGCCGGGGCGATGATGGCCGCTTCCGCGGTGGCTGCCGCCGGACTTATCGGATTCGTGGGCCTGGTCGTGCCTCACCTGATGCGCCTGATGGTGGGTCCCGACCACCGGCGGCTGGTACCCGCCTCCGCTCTGGGAGGCGCGGTGCTCCTCGTCCTGGCGGACGTGGCCGCCCGCTCCGCGGTGACGGCAACGGAGTTGCCGGTCGGCATCCTGACCGCGGCGATGGGCGCGCCGTTCTTCCTGCTCGTACTGCTGCGCGAGCGCCGCCGGTTCTGGACTTAG